A stretch of the Archangium violaceum genome encodes the following:
- a CDS encoding ribonucleoside-diphosphate reductase subunit alpha → MSAHGLQETAPVATPPTTMRVRKRNGSLEGADLNKIVRAIGRCCDGLRQVDAIRVATKTIAGLYDGASTKELDQLSIQTAASLTLEEPEYAKLAARLLATFIDKEVSGQEIHSFSQSIAAGQRVGLVNERVAKLVVTNSRKLNDAIDPSRNRLFEYFGLRTVYDRYLLKHPKTREVLETPQHFFMRIAVALGETVPEILELYRLFSTLEYVPSSPTLFNSGTCHEQLSSCFLLDSPGDDLESIYQRYTDVAMLSKFSGGIGLAYHRVRSRGSLIGSTNGHSNGIVPWLKTLDASVAAVNQGGKRKGACCVYLETWHADLEEFLELRDNTGDEARRTHNLNLANWIPDLFMKRVEADGNWSLFDPKTVPHLTDLYGEEFERAYAQAEQQGLALKTLKARELYGRMMRTLAQTGNGWMTFKDKSNRACNQTALPGRVVHLSNLCTEILEVTSKDETAVCNLGSINLARHTSVDDSGRVTFDWEKLARTVRSAVRQLDRVIDLNYYPIATAKGSNLRWRPVGLGLMGLQDVFFQMRLPFDSAEARTLSRKISEEIYFHALSASSDMAAERGAHPSFPETRAARGELQFDAWNVVPEDPARWNALRKRIQEVGLRNSLLIAIAPTATIASIAGCYECIEPQVSNLFKRETLSGDFLQVNRYLVEELKALGRWNEDMRARIKLAEGSIQSLEEIPAEVRAIYRTAWELPMRSLIDMAADRGAFIDQSQSLNLFMEAPNIGQLSSMYMYAWKKGLKTTYYLRSRPATRIAKTTATPSPAPKPTDTQAIACSLENPEACEACQ, encoded by the coding sequence ATGTCCGCCCACGGCCTTCAGGAGACGGCCCCCGTGGCCACGCCGCCCACCACCATGCGGGTGCGCAAGCGCAACGGGAGCCTCGAGGGTGCGGACCTGAACAAGATCGTCCGGGCGATCGGCCGGTGTTGCGACGGGCTGCGCCAGGTCGATGCCATCCGCGTGGCGACGAAGACGATCGCCGGGCTCTACGACGGCGCCTCGACGAAGGAGTTGGATCAGCTCTCCATCCAGACCGCGGCCTCGCTGACGCTGGAGGAGCCCGAGTACGCGAAGCTCGCGGCGCGGCTGCTCGCGACGTTCATCGACAAGGAGGTCTCCGGGCAGGAGATCCACTCCTTCTCCCAGTCGATCGCCGCCGGCCAGCGGGTGGGCCTGGTGAACGAGCGGGTGGCGAAGCTCGTCGTGACGAACTCCCGCAAGCTGAACGACGCGATCGATCCCTCGCGCAACCGCCTCTTCGAGTACTTCGGACTGCGCACGGTCTATGACCGCTACCTGCTCAAGCACCCGAAGACGCGCGAGGTGCTCGAGACGCCCCAGCACTTCTTCATGCGCATCGCGGTGGCGCTCGGGGAGACGGTCCCGGAGATCCTCGAGCTCTACCGGCTCTTCTCGACGCTGGAGTACGTGCCGAGCTCCCCCACCCTCTTCAACTCGGGCACGTGCCACGAGCAGCTCTCGTCCTGCTTCCTGCTGGACTCGCCCGGGGACGACCTGGAGAGCATCTACCAGCGCTACACGGACGTGGCGATGCTCTCGAAGTTCTCGGGGGGAATCGGCCTCGCGTACCACCGGGTCCGCTCGCGCGGCTCGCTCATCGGGAGCACGAACGGGCACAGCAACGGCATCGTGCCGTGGCTGAAGACGCTGGATGCCTCGGTGGCGGCGGTGAACCAGGGAGGAAAGCGCAAGGGCGCGTGCTGCGTGTACCTGGAGACCTGGCACGCGGACCTGGAGGAGTTCCTCGAGCTGCGCGACAACACGGGTGACGAGGCCCGGCGCACGCACAACCTGAACCTCGCGAACTGGATTCCGGACCTCTTCATGAAGCGCGTGGAGGCCGATGGGAACTGGTCCCTCTTCGATCCGAAGACGGTGCCGCACCTCACGGACCTGTACGGAGAGGAGTTCGAGCGCGCCTACGCGCAGGCGGAGCAGCAGGGCCTCGCGCTCAAGACGCTGAAGGCGCGGGAGCTGTACGGGCGCATGATGCGGACGCTCGCGCAGACCGGGAACGGGTGGATGACGTTCAAGGACAAGTCCAACCGGGCCTGCAACCAGACGGCGCTGCCGGGCCGGGTCGTCCACCTCTCGAATCTCTGCACGGAGATCCTCGAGGTGACCTCGAAGGACGAGACGGCGGTCTGCAACCTCGGCTCCATCAACCTCGCGCGGCACACGTCCGTGGACGACTCGGGCCGGGTGACGTTCGACTGGGAGAAGCTCGCGCGGACGGTGCGCTCGGCGGTGCGGCAGCTCGATCGGGTGATCGACCTGAACTACTACCCCATCGCCACGGCGAAGGGCTCGAACCTGCGCTGGCGCCCGGTGGGACTGGGCCTGATGGGCCTGCAGGACGTGTTCTTCCAGATGCGCCTGCCCTTCGACAGCGCCGAGGCGCGCACGCTCTCGCGGAAGATCTCCGAGGAGATCTACTTCCACGCCCTCTCCGCCTCGTCGGACATGGCGGCCGAGCGCGGTGCACACCCGTCCTTCCCCGAGACGCGGGCCGCGCGCGGAGAGCTCCAGTTCGACGCATGGAACGTGGTGCCCGAGGACCCTGCGCGCTGGAACGCCCTGCGGAAGCGAATCCAGGAGGTGGGCCTGCGCAACTCGCTGCTCATCGCCATCGCGCCGACGGCGACCATCGCCTCGATCGCGGGCTGCTACGAGTGCATCGAGCCGCAGGTGTCCAACCTCTTCAAGCGCGAGACGCTCTCGGGTGACTTCCTCCAGGTCAACCGCTACCTCGTCGAGGAGCTGAAGGCGCTCGGGAGGTGGAACGAGGACATGCGCGCGCGCATCAAGCTGGCGGAGGGCTCCATCCAGTCGCTCGAGGAGATTCCCGCCGAGGTGCGCGCCATCTACCGCACGGCGTGGGAGCTGCCGATGCGCTCGCTCATCGACATGGCGGCGGACCGGGGCGCCTTCATCGACCAGAGCCAGTCGCTCAACCTGTTCATGGAGGCGCCGAACATCGGCCAGCTCAGCTCCATGTACATGTACGCCTGGAAGAAGGGGCTGAAGACGACCTACTACCTGCGCTCGCGTCCCGCCACGCGCATCGCGAAGACGACCGCCACCCCATCGCCCGCGCCCAAGCCCACCGACACGCAGGCCATCGCCTGCTCTCTCGAGAACCCCGAAGCCTGCGAGGCCTGCCAGTGA
- the recA gene encoding recombinase RecA yields the protein MAVNPEKEKAIELAMSAVERQFGKGSIMRLGNEEPLVRDVQAISTGSISLDIALGVGGVPKGRIVEIYGPESSGKTTLCLHIVAEAQKRGGVAGYIDAEHALDIGYARKLGVRTDDLLLSQPDTGEQALEIAEMLVRSGAIDVLVVDSVAALVPKAELEGEMGDAHMGVQARLMSQALRKLTGTISKSQTCVIFINQIRMKIGVMFGNPETTTGGNALKFYASQRLDIRRVGAIKNGENVVGSRTRVKVVKNKVAPPFKEVEFDIMYGSGISKEGDLIDLASNDGIIEKSGSWFSFKGERIGQGRENAKDYLRDHPEVRLDVEKQVLDKYGIGKPAVAVAPAPAEAEAPAEGHTEKRQRVKAVK from the coding sequence ATGGCCGTGAATCCAGAGAAGGAGAAGGCGATCGAACTGGCGATGTCCGCCGTGGAGCGCCAGTTCGGTAAGGGGTCCATCATGCGGCTCGGCAACGAGGAGCCGCTGGTTCGGGATGTTCAGGCCATTTCGACGGGAAGCATCTCGCTCGACATCGCGCTGGGCGTTGGCGGCGTGCCCAAGGGCCGCATCGTCGAAATCTACGGGCCGGAGTCTTCCGGTAAGACGACCCTCTGCCTCCACATCGTGGCCGAGGCGCAGAAGCGCGGCGGCGTGGCCGGCTACATCGACGCCGAGCACGCGCTGGACATCGGCTACGCGCGCAAGCTGGGTGTGCGCACCGATGACCTGCTGCTGAGCCAGCCGGACACGGGCGAGCAGGCGCTGGAGATCGCCGAGATGCTGGTGCGCTCGGGCGCCATCGACGTGCTGGTGGTGGACTCGGTGGCCGCGCTCGTGCCGAAGGCGGAGCTCGAGGGCGAGATGGGCGATGCGCACATGGGCGTGCAGGCCCGCCTGATGAGCCAGGCGCTGCGCAAGCTCACCGGTACCATCAGCAAGAGCCAGACGTGCGTCATCTTCATCAACCAGATCCGCATGAAGATCGGCGTGATGTTCGGCAACCCGGAGACGACGACGGGCGGTAACGCGCTGAAGTTCTACGCATCGCAGCGCCTGGACATCCGCCGCGTGGGCGCCATCAAGAACGGCGAGAACGTGGTGGGCAGCCGTACCCGCGTGAAGGTGGTGAAGAACAAGGTGGCGCCTCCCTTCAAGGAGGTCGAGTTCGACATCATGTACGGCTCGGGTATCTCGAAGGAGGGCGACCTGATCGATCTGGCGTCGAACGACGGCATCATCGAGAAGAGCGGCAGCTGGTTCTCCTTCAAGGGCGAGCGCATCGGCCAGGGCCGGGAGAACGCGAAGGACTACCTGCGCGACCACCCCGAGGTGCGCCTGGATGTGGAGAAGCAGGTGCTGGACAAGTACGGCATCGGCAAGCCGGCCGTGGCTGTTGCCCCCGCTCCCGCGGAGGCCGAGGCTCCCGCCGAGGGCCACACCGAGAAGCGCCAGCGCGTGAAGGCCGTGAAGTAG
- a CDS encoding serine/threonine-protein kinase, translating into MSSAPPPAKTVEIPSRRFGRYVLRSRLGSGGMAEVFLAEARDEKGMPFKVALKLMRKDVTAEAFADEADLMGLLEHPNLVSRLEIGEAFGRYFIAMEFLVGGDLEGLLRAHESQGAPPPVAVGVHVCIEVLRALAYFHQARTRSGRPLELIHGDVNPSNIFFSGQCEVKLGDFGVAKARGLDLGPEDGVTAGKLHYLSPEQTRGDTLTQSSDLFSLGIVLHELVLGFHPFARDSDDPEVVMAAIRAAKLILPDRLDRQLGAILRKALAPDVNQRYRTAGEFAGALFTWALDTGQPFAPRELQPSLQQALSLALWEREKGRPR; encoded by the coding sequence TTGTCTTCCGCCCCCCCTCCCGCGAAGACCGTGGAAATCCCCTCGCGCCGCTTCGGGCGCTACGTGCTGCGCTCGCGCCTGGGCTCGGGGGGCATGGCGGAAGTGTTCCTCGCGGAGGCGAGGGACGAGAAGGGCATGCCCTTCAAGGTGGCGCTGAAGCTGATGCGCAAGGACGTCACCGCGGAGGCCTTCGCCGACGAGGCGGACCTGATGGGCCTGCTGGAGCACCCCAACCTGGTGAGCCGGCTGGAGATTGGCGAGGCCTTCGGGCGCTACTTCATCGCGATGGAGTTCCTCGTGGGCGGCGACCTGGAGGGGCTGCTCCGGGCGCACGAGAGCCAGGGCGCCCCCCCGCCGGTGGCCGTGGGCGTCCACGTGTGCATCGAGGTGCTGCGGGCGCTGGCCTACTTCCACCAGGCGCGCACGCGCAGCGGCCGGCCGCTGGAGCTCATCCACGGGGACGTGAATCCCTCCAACATCTTCTTCTCCGGGCAGTGCGAGGTGAAGCTCGGCGACTTCGGCGTGGCCAAGGCGCGCGGGTTGGACCTGGGCCCGGAGGACGGGGTGACGGCGGGCAAGCTGCACTACCTGTCTCCGGAGCAGACGCGCGGGGACACGCTGACGCAGTCCTCGGATCTCTTCTCGCTGGGCATCGTCCTGCACGAGCTGGTGCTGGGCTTCCACCCCTTCGCGCGCGACAGCGACGACCCCGAGGTGGTGATGGCCGCCATCCGGGCGGCGAAGCTGATCCTCCCGGACAGGCTGGATCGGCAGCTCGGGGCCATCCTCCGCAAGGCGCTGGCGCCGGACGTGAACCAGCGCTACCGCACGGCGGGAGAGTTCGCTGGAGCACTCTTCACCTGGGCGCTGGACACGGGCCAGCCCTTCGCTCCGCGCGAGCTCCAGCCCTCGTTGCAGCAGGCCCTCTCCCTGGCCCTCTGGGAGCGGGAGAAGGGTCGCCCAAGGTAG